The genomic window CGGAGCGTCAGGAGCCGATCGTGATCGACTCCAATCCGCTCTCGCTGGGGTTCTCGGCCGTCGGGGCGCAGGTCCAGGCACCGCACGCGTTGTTCCTCGGCTGCTCGGACGCCCGGGCGCCGATCGAGCGGATCTTCGACCAGCCGTCCAACGGGATCTTCGTCGTGCGGGTCGCCGGGAACGTCCTGGGGACCGAGTGCCTGGGATCGATCCACTATGCGGTCATGAATCTGAGGAGCAGCCTGCGGCTGCTGGTGGTGCTCGGGCACACGGCCTGCGGCGCCGTCTCGGCGGCCGTCGATTCGTACCTCTCGCCGCACGACTATCCCGAGATCGGCTACACGTTCGCCCTGCGCTCGCTCGTCGATCGCTTGCACATCGCCGTCCGGGGCGCGGCGAAGTCGCTGGCCAGGGTCTGCGGCGACCAGACGAAGCAGGCCGCGGGATACCGCGAGGCCCTGATCGAGACGGCGGTCTATCTCAACGCGGCCCTGACGGCCTTCGACGTGCACAACGAGATCCACGCCATCCGGAGCGGCCACGTCCGGGTCGTCTACGGCGTCCTCGACCTGGAGGACCAGCACGTCCGCGCCCTGCCCGGGGGCTCGAAGGAGCCCGGAGACCAGACGTTCGGGGAGTTCCCGGTCAGCAGCGACGCGTTCACCGAGCTGGGCGACCGGATCGCCAAGTCGCTGAGGGAGTCGGGGCGAATCTGAGCCGGCCGCCACCCTGTGGGAGGGGGATGGGTCGCGACGTTCGATTCGCGAGACGCTCCTCCGCCGGTCCAGCCCGGATCGACTCAGGCGTCTCGATGATCCCGGAAGAATCGCTCCATGGCGACCCTCTTGGCCTCGGACACGGAGCGCCTGAGCTTGCGGCTTTCCTCGGGGGAGAGTGGCTTGAACGCGGCGGCCGCGGCCGCATTCTGCTCGATGAACTCCCTGCGGGGCATTCCCAGGCTGGCGAGGCTCACCGGCAGCGAAAGCGCATAGGCGATCATCCGATCTGGCGGGATGACGCCGAGGAGCTGGTCCTGGCCGAAGACCTTCATGGCGATGATACCCATCCCCTTCCGGACCGCCACGGGCAAGGCCAGTTCCTCGAAGCTTCCGCCCGGCGTGGGCGTCGCCTTCATGCCGCCGGGCGCGGGTGCCATGCGGGCCATCGCGGCGTTCAGGGCCATCTGGGTGCAGTCGAAATCGTGCCGCTCGAGGGCCGTCTTCAGCGCCACCGGATGGGCATGACAGGTGATGCCGATGGCGCGGACGATCCTCTGTTCGCGAGCCTTGTAGAGTGTCTCGAGCACGGCGCCGCGAGACTCGATCCGCGAGAGGTCGTCCAGGTCCTTGAGGTCGTGAATGTGGAGCACGTCCAGGCGGTCGGTCTTCAGCCGCTTGAGGCTGAGCTC from Aquisphaera giovannonii includes these protein-coding regions:
- a CDS encoding carbonic anhydrase, translated to MIRNLAEGHGRFRSMIERVGRELIDAERQEPIVIDSNPLSLGFSAVGAQVQAPHALFLGCSDARAPIERIFDQPSNGIFVVRVAGNVLGTECLGSIHYAVMNLRSSLRLLVVLGHTACGAVSAAVDSYLSPHDYPEIGYTFALRSLVDRLHIAVRGAAKSLARVCGDQTKQAAGYREALIETAVYLNAALTAFDVHNEIHAIRSGHVRVVYGVLDLEDQHVRALPGGSKEPGDQTFGEFPVSSDAFTELGDRIAKSLRESGRI
- a CDS encoding aldo/keto reductase, which encodes MGVNRRQFLEAAGVTTVGATSLADGTTRPGKLPQRAFGRTGLSVPILGFGSGSRFAMYKDDDEALAALSRAIDLGVTYIDTAHAYSDGQSEARIGRLMPARRKEVILATKLPGRTADEASRQLELSLKRLKTDRLDVLHIHDLKDLDDLSRIESRGAVLETLYKAREQRIVRAIGITCHAHPVALKTALERHDFDCTQMALNAAMARMAPAPGGMKATPTPGGSFEELALPVAVRKGMGIIAMKVFGQDQLLGVIPPDRMIAYALSLPVSLASLGMPRREFIEQNAAAAAAFKPLSPEESRKLRRSVSEAKRVAMERFFRDHRDA